A single window of Anaerocolumna chitinilytica DNA harbors:
- a CDS encoding OadG family protein, giving the protein MSLLGFCENTGFLTAGFALKISDKIPDEFLDIVVILGLVFLALIVIMGIISIIRFCISLTGNMYRVNESKNQTAEITAERQIGQGTENAINDPQLVAVITAAIMASMEDAPADGLVIRSIRKK; this is encoded by the coding sequence ATGAGTTTGTTAGGATTTTGTGAGAACACCGGTTTTCTTACTGCGGGTTTCGCATTAAAAATCTCCGATAAAATTCCCGATGAATTTTTGGATATAGTAGTAATTCTTGGACTAGTCTTTCTGGCACTGATTGTAATCATGGGAATCATAAGTATTATTAGATTCTGTATATCACTTACCGGAAACATGTATAGGGTAAATGAAAGCAAGAATCAGACGGCAGAGATAACAGCAGAAAGGCAGATTGGACAAGGCACGGAAAATGCAATAAATGACCCTCAGTTAGTGGCTGTAATAACAGCAGCAATAATGGCATCTATGGAAGATGCGCCGGCAGATGGACTTGTTATACGATCGATTAGAAAAAAATAA
- a CDS encoding acetyl-CoA carboxylase biotin carboxyl carrier protein subunit has protein sequence MKTYTVTVNGIAYDVAVEETTGRPVREYRTVSPAAAPVPAPAVSAAPATTPAAPAPAPAVAENTSAVPATGGSKGRISIDAPMPGKILSVKASIGQNIKKGEVILILEAMKMENEIVSPEDGVIASIDVTSGDSVESGTPLATLN, from the coding sequence ATGAAGACTTATACAGTTACAGTTAACGGAATAGCCTATGATGTGGCAGTAGAAGAAACTACCGGACGTCCCGTAAGAGAATACAGAACCGTTTCTCCGGCTGCCGCTCCTGTACCAGCACCGGCTGTTTCAGCCGCACCAGCTACTACTCCAGCCGCACCGGCCCCCGCACCAGCTGTCGCAGAAAACACTTCTGCAGTACCGGCTACAGGCGGATCAAAGGGAAGAATTTCTATAGATGCCCCGATGCCAGGTAAGATTTTATCTGTTAAAGCTTCTATCGGACAGAACATCAAAAAGGGTGAAGTGATTCTGATTCTAGAAGCCATGAAGATGGAGAATGAAATTGTATCACCGGAAGATGGTGTTATTGCAAGTATTGATGTAACCTCCGGGGATTCCGTTGAATCCGGTACACCACTTGCTACCTTAAACTAA
- a CDS encoding acyl-CoA carboxylase subunit beta, translating into MNTAKQLSARERINALLDDNSFVEIGALVTKRNTDFNLSQKEISSDGVVTGYGIIDGNPVYVYSQDSSAGNGTIGEMHAKKIITLYDLALKVGAPVIGLIDSAGLRLQEATDALNGLGEIYLKQTMASGVIPQITAILGPCGGGLAVLSALSDFSFIAEEKGKLFVNSPNALNKNFTAKCDTSSAKFQAENGNVDFVCEDESAVIEAIRELVALLPASNEDDASYDECFDDLNRLIPAEVFSDKDTSAILKEVSDDKYFLEAKTSYAKEMVTGFLRLNGMTIGAIANRRAVKNEEGEILFEHNGTLTTKGCLKAERFVRFCDAFHIPVLSLTDTEGFQTEVMEEATVAASIAKLTYAFSSSTVPKVNLIIGKAYGSAYLTMNSKHLGADMVFALEKASVGMMDENEAVSIIYDNEPVDLKEKALEYRELQASAVSAAKRGYVDAVIDECSARKHLIYAFEMLFTKSVPAGNKKRGTV; encoded by the coding sequence ATGAATACGGCTAAACAATTGTCAGCAAGGGAACGAATCAATGCTCTTCTTGATGATAACAGTTTTGTGGAAATTGGCGCTTTGGTTACAAAGAGAAATACGGATTTTAATCTGAGTCAGAAGGAAATTTCTTCCGATGGCGTTGTGACCGGTTACGGAATCATAGATGGAAATCCAGTATATGTATATAGCCAGGACAGTTCCGCCGGAAATGGTACAATCGGCGAGATGCATGCGAAAAAAATAATAACACTTTATGATTTAGCACTTAAGGTAGGTGCACCGGTTATTGGATTAATCGATAGCGCCGGGTTAAGATTACAGGAAGCCACCGATGCACTAAACGGCTTGGGAGAAATCTATCTAAAGCAGACAATGGCATCAGGTGTAATACCTCAGATTACCGCAATATTAGGTCCTTGCGGCGGTGGGCTTGCTGTTCTTAGCGCCTTAAGTGATTTTTCTTTTATAGCAGAGGAAAAAGGGAAACTGTTTGTAAACTCACCCAATGCGCTGAATAAAAATTTTACTGCAAAATGTGATACGTCCTCAGCAAAATTTCAAGCAGAAAATGGGAATGTTGATTTTGTTTGCGAAGACGAGAGTGCAGTTATTGAAGCTATCCGTGAGCTTGTGGCATTACTTCCGGCAAGTAATGAAGATGATGCATCATATGATGAATGCTTTGATGACCTGAATCGTTTGATTCCTGCAGAAGTTTTTTCAGATAAGGATACATCAGCTATTTTAAAGGAAGTATCCGATGATAAGTATTTTCTCGAAGCTAAGACAAGCTATGCGAAGGAAATGGTTACCGGGTTCCTTCGCCTGAATGGAATGACAATTGGAGCAATTGCAAACCGAAGAGCAGTTAAGAACGAAGAAGGAGAGATTCTCTTTGAACATAATGGAACCCTTACAACAAAAGGATGCTTAAAAGCTGAAAGATTTGTACGTTTTTGTGATGCATTCCATATACCGGTATTGTCATTGACCGATACGGAAGGGTTTCAGACGGAAGTCATGGAAGAGGCAACGGTAGCGGCTTCTATAGCAAAGCTTACCTATGCATTTTCATCTTCTACTGTTCCTAAGGTAAATTTAATTATCGGAAAGGCTTACGGAAGTGCTTACCTTACAATGAATTCAAAACATTTGGGAGCGGATATGGTATTTGCTCTAGAAAAGGCATCAGTTGGTATGATGGACGAGAATGAGGCAGTAAGCATAATATATGATAATGAACCTGTGGATTTGAAAGAAAAGGCGTTAGAGTACAGAGAGCTCCAGGCAAGCGCTGTATCGGCGGCAAAGCGTGGTTATGTAGATGCTGTCATAGATGAATGCTCTGCAAGAAAGCATTTGATTTATGCCTTTGAAATGCTCTTTACAAAGAGTGTGCCTGCTGGAAATAAAAAAAGAGGTACAGTATAG
- a CDS encoding oxaloacetate decarboxylase subunit alpha, translated as MNELYNNSEQIKRPVKITETILRDAHQSLIATRMTTDQMLPIIEKMDKVGYHAVECWGGATFDASLRFLKEDPWVRLRKLRDGFKNTKLQMLLRGQNLLGYRHYADDVVEYFIQKSIANGIDNIRIFDAFNDIRNLTTAVKATKKENGHAQIAIAYTLGEAYTTSYFTKLAKEIEAMGADSLCIKDMAGLLVPYEASALIKALKESVNIPIDVHTHYTSGVASMTYMKAIEAGADIIDTAMSPFAMGTSQPATEVMVETFKGTPYDTGLDQQLLAEIADYFRPLRDCAMEEGILNPKVMGVEIKTLLYQVPGGMLSNLMSQLKEQKAEDKYYEVLEEIPRVRKDLGEPPLVTPSSQIVGTQAVLNVIAGERYKMVTKETKAILSGEYGKTVRPFDEEVRNKVIGDIKPIECRPADLLEPELPAMEEAVKDWKEQEEDVLSYALFPQVALEYFKYRRTQETGVDPFLADYENKAYPV; from the coding sequence ATGAACGAATTGTATAACAATTCGGAACAAATAAAAAGACCGGTTAAAATTACCGAGACAATATTGCGTGATGCTCATCAGTCGCTGATAGCCACCAGAATGACCACTGACCAGATGCTGCCCATAATAGAAAAGATGGATAAGGTAGGATATCATGCGGTAGAGTGCTGGGGAGGCGCTACATTTGATGCGTCTTTAAGATTTTTAAAAGAGGACCCTTGGGTTAGGCTGCGCAAGCTAAGAGATGGTTTTAAGAATACGAAGCTGCAGATGCTGCTGCGAGGACAGAACCTTTTAGGTTACCGTCATTATGCTGATGATGTTGTGGAGTATTTCATTCAGAAATCTATTGCTAACGGTATTGATAATATTCGTATATTTGATGCATTTAATGATATCAGGAACCTGACAACTGCTGTAAAGGCGACAAAGAAGGAAAACGGACATGCTCAGATTGCAATAGCTTACACTTTAGGTGAGGCTTACACTACAAGTTATTTTACAAAACTTGCGAAGGAAATTGAGGCAATGGGAGCGGACTCCTTATGTATAAAGGATATGGCAGGCTTGCTGGTGCCTTATGAAGCCTCTGCTTTAATAAAAGCTCTGAAAGAATCTGTAAATATTCCAATCGATGTTCATACTCATTATACCAGCGGAGTAGCATCAATGACTTATATGAAAGCGATTGAAGCAGGCGCTGATATTATTGATACAGCCATGTCTCCTTTTGCTATGGGCACCAGCCAGCCGGCGACTGAAGTTATGGTTGAAACCTTTAAGGGAACGCCGTATGACACCGGATTGGATCAGCAGTTATTAGCGGAGATTGCTGATTATTTCAGGCCATTAAGAGATTGTGCTATGGAAGAAGGAATCTTAAATCCCAAAGTTATGGGCGTTGAGATTAAAACACTCTTATATCAAGTGCCTGGAGGAATGTTATCAAACCTAATGTCTCAGTTAAAGGAACAAAAAGCTGAGGATAAGTACTATGAAGTTTTGGAAGAAATACCGAGAGTGAGAAAAGACCTTGGTGAGCCGCCTCTGGTAACTCCTTCCAGTCAGATTGTGGGAACCCAGGCAGTGTTAAACGTCATTGCAGGCGAGCGTTATAAGATGGTTACAAAGGAAACGAAAGCAATTCTCTCCGGTGAATATGGCAAAACAGTAAGGCCTTTTGATGAAGAAGTCAGAAATAAAGTAATTGGTGATATTAAACCGATTGAATGCAGACCTGCTGATTTGCTGGAACCGGAACTTCCGGCTATGGAAGAAGCGGTAAAAGACTGGAAAGAGCAGGAGGAAGATGTGCTGTCCTATGCACTGTTCCCTCAGGTTGCCTTGGAATATTTTAAATACCGCCGTACACAGGAAACAGGTGTTGATCCTTTTCTGGCTGATTATGAGAATAAGGCATACCCGGTCTAG
- a CDS encoding GNAT family N-acetyltransferase — MGIVYEADRIAIRELELEDTELFAIWWNNGELMKDVGFRTGMGITAASLEEDFATEIADKDPFRKRRRYVVVDKKKHLPLGELVYGNLDMEKRSCGIGLKICEISQQGKGLGYETLIAFMKYLDNKFTLKVYEIDTLADNIRAYSLYKKVGFHDVKTVEKFWADQDGIFHDLIFMELKREEFFNVH, encoded by the coding sequence ATGGGAATAGTATATGAAGCAGACAGAATAGCTATTAGAGAGTTGGAACTAGAAGATACGGAACTTTTTGCAATTTGGTGGAATAACGGAGAGCTGATGAAAGATGTCGGATTTCGAACTGGTATGGGAATTACTGCGGCTTCTTTGGAGGAGGATTTTGCAACAGAAATAGCAGATAAAGACCCATTCAGAAAGCGAAGACGGTATGTAGTTGTTGACAAGAAGAAACATCTTCCCTTGGGAGAACTTGTTTATGGTAATCTGGATATGGAAAAAAGGAGTTGTGGGATTGGACTCAAGATTTGTGAGATTAGTCAGCAGGGAAAAGGTTTGGGTTACGAAACTTTAATTGCCTTTATGAAGTATTTAGACAATAAGTTTACTCTAAAGGTCTATGAAATTGATACTTTAGCAGATAACATAAGAGCATATTCCTTATATAAAAAAGTAGGATTTCATGATGTTAAAACGGTGGAGAAATTTTGGGCGGACCAGGATGGAATTTTTCATGACTTGATATTTATGGAACTTAAAAGAGAAGAGTTCTTTAATGTACATTGA